In Saccharolobus solfataricus, a genomic segment contains:
- a CDS encoding ATP-binding cassette domain-containing protein, whose translation MIRAINVSKVFHGSFAVVNVNLDIYENEKIGVVGVHNSGKTVLVEILAGETKPSRGKVYLDDKRKIAYIPQVPKFISTIRVKDVMSYVTKEYHYIDLVGLDRDKKIRDLALDEKKRLSLALSLPFSPKYLIVDDMSQTSSLTRDLIRNFKGSVIIAHHNLKDIWDLINRVIIISKGKIVFDGSKSGLLYKVIKFENDEIWERENDNSVEIDLDKRGIKYEVIRVTPDEAFLYFYAGI comes from the coding sequence GTGATAAGAGCAATAAATGTAAGTAAAGTTTTTCACGGAAGCTTTGCAGTGGTTAACGTTAATCTAGATATTTATGAGAACGAAAAGATAGGAGTTGTTGGTGTTCATAACTCAGGGAAGACTGTATTAGTTGAGATACTAGCTGGTGAGACTAAACCGAGTAGAGGTAAAGTGTATTTAGATGACAAGAGGAAGATCGCTTATATACCTCAAGTACCCAAATTCATATCCACTATAAGGGTAAAGGACGTAATGAGTTATGTTACGAAGGAGTATCACTATATAGATCTTGTTGGTTTAGATAGGGATAAGAAGATTAGGGATCTGGCATTAGACGAGAAAAAGAGGTTATCCTTAGCTCTTTCATTACCTTTTTCCCCGAAATATCTCATAGTTGATGACATGTCCCAAACTTCTTCATTAACGAGAGATTTAATAAGGAACTTTAAAGGAAGTGTAATAATTGCTCATCATAATCTTAAGGATATATGGGATTTAATCAATAGGGTTATAATTATTTCTAAGGGTAAGATTGTTTTTGATGGCTCTAAAAGTGGATTATTGTACAAAGTTATAAAATTCGAGAACGATGAGATATGGGAAAGGGAAAACGATAATAGTGTCGAGATTGATTTAGATAAACGTGGAATTAAGTATGAGGTTATTAGAGTGACACCCGATGAAGCTTTCCTATATTTTTAT
- a CDS encoding helix-turn-helix domain-containing protein, with protein sequence MIKSYTVILSHDDWSRYTEKFDEEELYVKVVRRIPSLDGLTENVMGVIYAKDKDSYKQIVKMLSRNATTIDFKIIDLYKNKSGIRAIYASVESLRGRIAERLLRDCRIFSMNETIYEGMERWSIIADSENFIKIIPEVKELTYEFKIIEESSNPFLSVKEELTPKELAILKLAFDRGYFETPKRIGLEDLANELGISKPAIMQVLRKAIAKLAEKTIRDI encoded by the coding sequence ATGATAAAAAGTTATACCGTAATACTCTCGCACGACGATTGGAGTCGTTATACTGAGAAATTTGATGAAGAGGAATTATATGTAAAAGTAGTTAGAAGAATTCCATCCTTAGATGGACTCACTGAAAACGTTATGGGTGTAATTTACGCCAAGGACAAGGACTCTTATAAGCAAATAGTTAAAATGCTTAGTAGAAATGCGACAACAATTGACTTTAAAATAATAGATTTGTATAAAAACAAATCTGGAATCAGAGCAATATACGCATCTGTAGAGAGTCTTAGAGGGAGAATAGCTGAAAGGTTACTACGAGATTGTAGGATTTTCAGTATGAACGAAACTATATATGAAGGAATGGAAAGATGGAGTATAATTGCTGACTCTGAAAACTTCATCAAGATCATACCAGAGGTGAAAGAGTTAACTTACGAGTTTAAAATTATTGAGGAATCTTCAAATCCATTCCTTTCAGTAAAGGAAGAGCTAACACCTAAGGAATTAGCCATTCTGAAACTGGCCTTTGATAGGGGATACTTTGAAACACCTAAAAGGATAGGATTAGAGGATTTGGCAAATGAGTTAGGGATTTCTAAACCAGCCATAATGCAGGTTTTAAGAAAAGCTATAGCGAAGTTAGCTGAAAAAACTATAAGAGATATTTAA
- a CDS encoding helix-turn-helix domain-containing protein, with product MHVYKVKLDLKHDSCWTYKTSDFKVNAEVKYLFPLITKNSIFEIAEIYSDDKNELSDFISAINRRYGNNIKVANIDRQRSSKVALLYYFKNFDNSVTRVMIENNAVITNLSISNGIEEWYAYFFGEEEEILSNISHGLKRIDVKVENIDLEKTKLNEIKNDLVIINSLTPTEREILTTAIKLGFFEYPKRVRLEELAEMFGVTKVTLDRHIRNGLRKILSQLFINS from the coding sequence ATGCATGTTTATAAAGTCAAGCTTGACCTTAAACACGATTCGTGCTGGACATATAAAACGTCTGATTTCAAAGTAAATGCGGAGGTAAAATATCTCTTTCCTCTAATAACTAAGAATTCAATTTTTGAAATAGCCGAGATTTACTCTGATGATAAAAATGAACTTTCAGATTTTATATCAGCAATTAATAGAAGGTATGGTAATAATATAAAAGTTGCTAACATAGATAGGCAGAGGTCTAGTAAAGTGGCTTTATTATACTATTTTAAAAATTTCGACAACTCTGTTACAAGAGTTATGATTGAGAACAATGCAGTAATAACAAACTTATCCATAAGTAATGGAATAGAGGAGTGGTACGCATATTTCTTTGGAGAGGAAGAGGAGATTCTCTCAAATATATCGCATGGTCTAAAAAGGATAGACGTTAAGGTAGAGAACATAGATCTGGAAAAAACTAAATTAAACGAAATAAAAAACGATCTAGTCATAATTAACTCCCTAACTCCTACTGAGAGGGAAATTCTTACGACTGCAATCAAGTTAGGGTTCTTTGAGTATCCTAAAAGAGTCAGATTAGAGGAGTTAGCTGAGATGTTCGGAGTTACTAAGGTAACTTTAGATAGGCATATAAGAAATGGGTTAAGGAAGATTTTAAGTCAATTATTTATAAACTCCTAG
- the fabG gene encoding 3-oxoacyl-ACP reductase FabG: MRKFCDLSGKIAVVTGGASGIGRAIAFKFASLGATVVLGDVKMEELNTVANEIAQQTSSKVIPLYVNVADFNSAKEFYIKATETLGVDYVDILVNNAGINRDALFVKMTYEQWDEVIKVDLYSMFNMTKQVVDGMIKRNYGRIINMSSMSWLGNIGQANYSAAKAGVIGFTKTLARELAKYNITVNAITPGFIDTPMTRAVPEKVRQKIIERIPMGRIGNPEEVANLIAFLSSEEASYITGEVIGVTGGLIL, encoded by the coding sequence ATGCGTAAATTCTGTGACTTAAGTGGAAAAATAGCCGTTGTAACTGGAGGTGCAAGTGGTATAGGAAGAGCTATAGCGTTTAAATTTGCTAGTCTAGGGGCTACAGTGGTTTTAGGTGATGTGAAAATGGAAGAACTTAATACTGTCGCAAACGAAATCGCTCAGCAGACTAGCTCTAAAGTAATTCCACTTTATGTAAATGTGGCTGATTTCAATTCAGCTAAAGAGTTCTATATTAAAGCCACTGAGACTTTGGGAGTAGACTACGTGGATATTTTAGTAAACAACGCTGGGATAAATAGGGACGCCTTATTCGTTAAAATGACCTATGAGCAATGGGATGAGGTGATAAAAGTTGACCTATATAGTATGTTTAACATGACTAAGCAAGTTGTTGATGGGATGATAAAGAGAAATTATGGAAGAATTATCAACATGTCTTCGATGAGTTGGTTGGGAAACATCGGTCAAGCGAACTATTCAGCAGCTAAAGCTGGGGTCATAGGCTTCACGAAAACTCTAGCGAGGGAATTGGCTAAATATAACATAACTGTTAATGCCATAACTCCAGGTTTCATAGATACTCCAATGACTAGGGCGGTTCCTGAAAAGGTTAGACAAAAGATCATAGAGAGAATACCAATGGGTAGAATTGGTAACCCGGAAGAAGTAGCTAACCTAATAGCTTTCCTATCATCTGAAGAAGCGTCTTATATAACGGGAGAGGTAATAGGAGTTACCGGGGGCCTGATATTATGA
- a CDS encoding thiolase family protein, translating into MITGFASSLYKKYEGSTFELLADTVFSALEIAGLDKTNVDGIYLTYLPGTFDSYAYSHFFTNQVAQYLGIRPKFAQIFDYGGASALSMIYRAYKAIKSGEGETILCIVGGKASELRNKGVTVDAIDKAYPDVSLTPFDRLFRGLNDLNPVSDYALVANRHMYLFGSTDEQRALIAVRQRFNASQNSKAMFRDLLSVEQVLKSPLVSYPLHLLEIVYPIDGFHVFVVSKRSSKSALRDIDILGYGEAHWPLMPAELDEIVYTPAVESSKGLLSEKIDAFELYDSFTVTVMLEVEDIGLAEKGKGGVFFENHDTTYKGDVPINTGGGSLNTGQPAFMSGGVILEEALLQLNDMAYGHQVKGVNKVFLNGVGGWNRSHSVSLVLGEGR; encoded by the coding sequence ATGATAACTGGGTTCGCTAGCAGTCTCTACAAAAAATATGAAGGGTCAACCTTCGAATTATTAGCTGATACGGTATTTTCGGCATTAGAAATTGCGGGTTTAGATAAGACCAATGTGGATGGAATATATCTTACATATCTGCCTGGTACTTTTGATAGTTACGCTTATTCCCATTTTTTCACAAACCAAGTAGCCCAATATCTTGGAATAAGACCTAAATTCGCTCAAATTTTTGATTATGGAGGAGCCTCTGCCTTAAGTATGATATATAGAGCATATAAGGCAATTAAGTCTGGAGAAGGTGAAACGATTTTATGTATTGTAGGTGGAAAGGCTTCAGAGTTGAGAAATAAAGGAGTTACTGTAGATGCAATAGATAAGGCATACCCTGATGTTTCTCTAACACCTTTTGATAGGCTTTTCAGAGGACTTAATGACCTAAATCCAGTATCAGATTACGCACTAGTTGCTAATAGGCATATGTATCTCTTCGGTAGTACGGATGAGCAAAGAGCCCTAATAGCGGTTAGGCAAAGATTTAACGCATCACAAAACAGTAAGGCAATGTTCAGAGATTTACTCAGTGTAGAACAAGTGTTAAAATCTCCTTTAGTTTCCTATCCTTTACATCTTCTTGAAATAGTTTACCCTATAGACGGTTTTCACGTTTTTGTAGTAAGTAAAAGAAGTAGCAAATCAGCTCTTAGAGATATAGATATCTTAGGGTATGGAGAAGCTCATTGGCCTCTAATGCCTGCAGAGCTAGATGAAATAGTATATACCCCAGCCGTCGAAAGTTCAAAGGGACTATTAAGCGAAAAGATAGATGCCTTCGAGCTTTATGACTCGTTTACCGTAACCGTTATGTTAGAAGTTGAAGATATCGGTTTAGCGGAGAAAGGTAAGGGAGGCGTGTTTTTTGAGAATCATGATACTACTTACAAGGGAGATGTTCCTATAAATACTGGGGGAGGTAGCTTGAATACTGGTCAACCAGCTTTCATGAGTGGTGGTGTCATTTTAGAGGAAGCATTACTTCAATTGAATGATATGGCATATGGCCATCAAGTTAAGGGTGTGAATAAGGTCTTCCTAAATGGGGTGGGTGGGTGGAATAGATCTCATTCAGTTTCTTTAGTATTAGGTGAGGGTAGATGA
- a CDS encoding Zn-ribbon domain-containing OB-fold protein, producing the protein MRLEEIYSYYDKIIRSGSLPYIRCRNCTYTFFYVRHVCPRCSSRDLEILRSNGIGKVFSWTKIFRKNESFIYGIVELEEGFKIYCNLASDVEIGDKVKVDIIPLEDGKYRVLANKL; encoded by the coding sequence ATGAGGTTAGAGGAAATATACTCATACTACGATAAAATAATACGAAGCGGATCCTTGCCGTATATTAGATGTAGGAATTGTACGTATACGTTCTTTTACGTAAGGCATGTATGTCCCAGATGTAGTTCGAGAGATTTAGAAATTCTAAGAAGTAATGGAATCGGTAAGGTCTTTTCGTGGACTAAGATATTTAGGAAAAACGAAAGTTTCATATATGGTATTGTGGAGTTAGAGGAGGGATTTAAGATATATTGTAATTTAGCAAGCGACGTTGAGATAGGTGATAAAGTTAAGGTCGATATTATCCCGTTAGAAGATGGGAAGTATAGGGTATTAGCAAACAAGCTTTAA
- a CDS encoding DUF998 domain-containing protein: protein MMLNRDKISGYLILVGVSQFLLFFTVSEILYPNYSVKYNYISDLGVGGTAIIFNTSIVIMGILVIISSLLLRVNYSPLVFLVGLGAALVGIFPENTGFPHLIAALITFLFGGIGAIFTSIRRNYFWTILGLITLASLVLYILKDYGPLGPGGMERIIVYPEIIWGISFGTYLTRQS, encoded by the coding sequence ATGATGTTAAATAGGGATAAGATATCAGGCTATCTTATATTAGTAGGTGTGTCACAATTTTTATTGTTTTTTACAGTATCGGAAATTTTATATCCAAATTACTCGGTTAAATATAATTACATCAGTGACCTAGGAGTTGGAGGAACTGCAATAATATTCAATACGTCAATTGTGATTATGGGCATATTAGTAATAATATCGTCACTACTATTAAGAGTAAACTACTCACCATTAGTCTTTTTAGTAGGGTTAGGTGCTGCACTAGTTGGTATATTTCCCGAGAATACTGGATTCCCTCATTTGATTGCAGCTTTAATAACTTTTCTTTTTGGAGGAATAGGTGCAATATTTACCTCAATAAGGAGGAATTACTTCTGGACCATATTAGGTCTAATAACTTTAGCTTCATTAGTCTTATATATCCTTAAGGATTACGGTCCCCTAGGACCAGGAGGTATGGAGAGGATAATAGTTTATCCGGAAATAATATGGGGAATTAGTTTTGGAACATATTTGACACGCCAGTCGTAG
- a CDS encoding class I SAM-dependent methyltransferase, with protein MEESESISKTLKEIFNADLSKYWNEVEEINNRIKRTLGHSFPYALSEAKRYILYSIIKYYNPDIVIETGVGPGVSTTIILSALERGTLFSIDTRETLEDGKRVGFLVTEQLKNKWKLYIGKSRDVLPNLLKKLGKVDVFLHDSEHTFENVSFELNIAWDYLRNGGVLLIDNLDFTEAPYYFAKQKGVKLHELTNEAGGIGIIIKS; from the coding sequence ATGGAGGAATCGGAATCGATATCCAAAACACTTAAGGAGATATTTAATGCGGATCTGAGCAAATACTGGAATGAGGTAGAAGAAATAAATAATAGGATTAAAAGGACTTTAGGACATAGTTTCCCCTATGCACTGAGTGAGGCTAAAAGGTATATTCTGTATTCAATAATAAAATACTACAATCCAGATATTGTAATTGAAACAGGTGTTGGACCAGGCGTATCAACTACAATAATCCTCTCTGCCTTGGAGAGAGGTACGTTATTCTCAATTGATACGAGGGAAACTTTGGAGGATGGAAAAAGGGTAGGGTTCTTAGTCACAGAACAGTTAAAAAATAAATGGAAGTTATATATAGGAAAGAGTAGAGATGTGTTACCAAACCTATTAAAGAAGTTGGGTAAGGTTGACGTTTTCCTTCATGACAGTGAACATACTTTTGAGAACGTGAGTTTTGAACTGAATATTGCATGGGATTACTTGAGGAATGGTGGAGTATTACTCATAGATAACCTAGATTTCACTGAAGCGCCGTATTACTTCGCTAAGCAGAAAGGGGTAAAGTTGCATGAATTAACGAATGAAGCTGGTGGTATTGGGATTATTATTAAGAGTTGA
- the tatC gene encoding twin-arginine translocase subunit TatC: protein MKEKAKERGKEEKSFFEEKPLLDHLRELAIRLRRIIIALAISFFFYFMMGYEWINIDPLQIPLLGINISKIPIPYPSFYDSIAVKVTKFFIYHELPINTKIIIINLFDPLYASLYVSLYLALLTSLPIIIRETWSFLSPGLYEHEKKIFKLTIAPAFLLFFSGSLFAFFILIPLMFKMISFYTESLGPAVEPTISLSSFISTTFLLMGSLGLAFEMPLIMIGLTYLGIVKASTWRNYWRWGVLVSFIIAWIISPGTTGGVMETIIGLSLSSLYFLGMGISFLITKRKRKP, encoded by the coding sequence GTGAAAGAGAAAGCAAAGGAGAGGGGAAAAGAAGAGAAGAGTTTTTTTGAAGAGAAACCATTGTTAGATCACCTAAGAGAATTAGCGATAAGACTAAGGAGAATTATTATAGCATTAGCTATTTCATTCTTCTTTTACTTCATGATGGGTTACGAATGGATAAATATAGATCCATTACAAATACCACTCCTTGGGATAAATATCTCAAAAATTCCAATTCCTTATCCGTCATTTTATGATAGTATAGCGGTAAAAGTAACTAAATTCTTTATTTATCATGAACTGCCCATAAATACTAAGATAATAATAATAAACTTGTTCGACCCGTTATATGCGTCACTTTACGTTTCCCTATACCTTGCACTATTAACATCGCTTCCCATCATAATCAGAGAAACTTGGTCATTTTTAAGTCCAGGGTTATATGAACATGAAAAGAAAATCTTTAAGCTGACCATAGCTCCTGCCTTTTTGCTTTTTTTCTCTGGTTCTCTATTTGCGTTTTTCATTCTAATACCATTAATGTTCAAGATGATATCGTTTTATACTGAGTCTTTAGGTCCAGCAGTAGAACCTACAATAAGTTTAAGTTCTTTCATATCAACAACTTTCCTATTAATGGGATCACTAGGATTAGCATTTGAAATGCCATTAATAATGATAGGTTTGACTTACTTGGGAATAGTTAAGGCTAGTACATGGAGGAATTATTGGAGATGGGGAGTCCTAGTCTCCTTTATCATTGCGTGGATAATTTCGCCAGGTACAACTGGAGGAGTGATGGAAACAATTATAGGATTATCCTTATCAAGCTTATACTTTTTAGGAATGGGAATTTCATTCTTGATAACTAAGCGAAAAAGGAAACCTTAG
- the tatA gene encoding twin-arginine translocase TatA/TatE family subunit, translating into MLDSPNDIIIILVVIAVLFFGSSKIPELFRALGRSMGEFKKGQLEAEMEMRQMMSSSVVEKRGNSESVDELEKKIAELKKQLEALKQSKKA; encoded by the coding sequence ATGCTAGATAGCCCTAATGATATAATAATCATATTAGTGGTTATTGCTGTGCTCTTCTTTGGATCGTCTAAAATACCGGAGCTTTTCAGAGCTTTAGGAAGATCAATGGGGGAGTTCAAGAAGGGACAACTAGAAGCAGAAATGGAGATGCGGCAAATGATGTCTAGTAGCGTAGTTGAAAAAAGGGGGAATAGTGAAAGCGTAGATGAACTTGAGAAGAAAATAGCAGAGTTAAAAAAGCAATTGGAAGCACTAAAACAAAGCAAGAAAGCTTGA
- the ilvD gene encoding dihydroxy-acid dehydratase, which yields MPIKLNSPSRYHGIYNAPHRAFLRSVGLTDEEIGKPLVAIATAWSEAGPCNFHTLALARVAKEGAKEAGLSPLAFPTMVVNDNIGMGSEGMRYSLVSRDLIADMVEAQFNAHAFDGLVGIGGCDKTTPGILMAMARLNVPSIYIYGGSAEPGYFMGKRLTIEDVHEAIGAYLAKRISEDELYEIEKRAHPTLGTCSGLFTANTMGSLSEALGMALPGSASPTATSSRRVMYVRETGKALGSLIESGIKTRDILTFEAFENAITTLMAMGGSTNAVLHLLAIAYEAGVKLTLDDFNRISKRTPYITSMKPGGDYVMADLDEVGGVPVVLKKLLEAGLLHGDVLTVTGKTMKQNLEEYKYPNVPHNHIVKDVKNPIKPRGGIIILKGSLAPEGAVIKVAATSLVKFEGKAKVYNSEEDAFKGVQSGEVKEGEVVIIRYEGPKGAPGMPEMLRVTAAIMGAGLNNVALVTDGRFSGATRGPMVGHVAPEAMVGGPIAVVEDGDTILIDVENERLDLKLPEEEIKNRLKRWSPRPPRYKSGLLAKYASLVSQASMGAVTKPV from the coding sequence ATGCCAATAAAACTAAATAGTCCCTCAAGATATCATGGGATATATAACGCTCCACACAGGGCATTTCTAAGATCTGTGGGTTTAACTGATGAAGAGATAGGTAAACCATTAGTTGCCATAGCTACAGCATGGAGTGAGGCAGGACCATGCAACTTTCACACATTAGCGTTAGCGAGAGTAGCAAAGGAGGGGGCGAAAGAAGCTGGTTTATCTCCATTGGCATTTCCAACAATGGTAGTTAACGATAACATTGGAATGGGATCTGAGGGAATGAGGTATAGCCTAGTTAGCAGGGACTTAATAGCAGATATGGTAGAGGCGCAATTTAATGCTCACGCATTTGATGGATTAGTAGGTATAGGAGGGTGCGATAAGACAACACCCGGTATATTAATGGCAATGGCTAGGTTGAATGTTCCCTCAATTTACATTTATGGTGGATCAGCAGAGCCAGGGTACTTTATGGGTAAAAGACTAACAATAGAGGACGTGCATGAGGCAATAGGCGCTTACTTAGCAAAGAGAATTTCTGAAGATGAGTTATACGAGATAGAAAAAAGGGCACACCCCACATTAGGTACTTGCTCTGGATTATTTACGGCAAACACCATGGGCTCATTATCCGAAGCGTTAGGAATGGCACTACCTGGGAGTGCATCTCCAACCGCTACCTCGTCCAGAAGAGTGATGTATGTAAGGGAAACAGGAAAAGCCTTAGGTAGTTTAATTGAGAGTGGAATCAAGACAAGGGATATACTAACTTTTGAAGCTTTTGAGAATGCAATAACAACCCTAATGGCGATGGGTGGTTCAACGAATGCGGTACTGCACTTATTGGCGATAGCCTATGAAGCTGGAGTGAAATTAACTTTAGATGACTTCAATAGGATATCTAAAAGGACACCCTATATTACCAGCATGAAACCTGGTGGAGATTACGTAATGGCTGATTTGGATGAAGTTGGAGGTGTTCCAGTAGTTCTAAAGAAGTTATTAGAGGCTGGGCTATTGCATGGTGACGTTTTAACAGTTACTGGGAAAACTATGAAGCAAAACCTTGAAGAATATAAATATCCTAACGTGCCTCACAATCACATTGTCAAGGATGTTAAGAATCCCATTAAACCTAGAGGAGGAATAATTATATTAAAGGGATCATTAGCTCCAGAAGGTGCGGTAATCAAGGTAGCTGCAACCAGTCTTGTTAAATTTGAAGGAAAGGCTAAGGTATATAATTCTGAGGAGGATGCTTTTAAGGGAGTTCAAAGCGGGGAAGTTAAGGAGGGTGAAGTGGTAATTATAAGGTATGAAGGTCCTAAGGGAGCTCCGGGTATGCCAGAAATGTTGAGGGTTACAGCCGCAATCATGGGAGCTGGTCTTAATAACGTTGCCTTGGTTACTGATGGGAGATTTTCAGGAGCTACCAGAGGGCCAATGGTAGGTCATGTAGCTCCAGAAGCGATGGTAGGGGGACCTATAGCGGTAGTCGAAGATGGTGATACTATACTAATTGATGTTGAAAACGAAAGACTTGACTTAAAGTTACCCGAAGAGGAGATAAAGAATAGACTGAAGAGATGGTCTCCTCGACCTCCAAGGTATAAGTCTGGACTATTGGCTAAATATGCTTCTCTGGTCTCGCAAGCTTCCATGGGTGCTGTAACTAAGCCAGTATAA
- a CDS encoding carboxypeptidase M32: protein MYEDIWAIEHAISLLDWDIQTYMPQSGIKARGEAIARLNNLRRKLLLGIRRDIEKLEPKNDVDRGLKRVLEREYKYYDAVPEELEMKLHRITSEATVVWRNAKAKADFNVFKPYLEQIVEIEREIANRLGYKDHPYSALLDRYEEGFTVSDADSVFNQLLPSLSKILENVEDKFTRKYRFEDEKYDVFQMSKTIEYIAYEILKMPKDRFRIDVSPHPFTTSMNRNDVRITVRYEGYDFKRVLYSLIHESGHAIYELQIDPGLEYSPLASAPSMGLHESQSRFWENIVGRSYEFVKTIYPLLNIKDSVDGVYYYVNGVKRQPIRVDADEVTYNFHIAIRYEIEKRAIEGSLEVSEFSSLFNDLMDKYLNIRPKNDGEGVLQDVHWSQGSFGYFPTYTLGNVIAGMVYYHMKRDIGFDVINIEKMKEWLREKIHKYGAIYSVKELQMRSFGETYNPSRLLDYLKEKYNA from the coding sequence ATGTATGAAGATATTTGGGCAATTGAGCACGCAATAAGCTTACTGGACTGGGACATTCAAACTTACATGCCCCAATCTGGAATTAAAGCTAGAGGAGAAGCAATTGCAAGGTTAAACAATCTAAGAAGGAAGTTATTATTAGGTATTAGAAGGGATATAGAAAAACTAGAGCCAAAAAATGATGTTGATAGAGGTTTAAAAAGAGTATTAGAAAGAGAATATAAATACTATGACGCTGTGCCAGAAGAATTAGAAATGAAACTTCATAGAATAACATCAGAAGCTACAGTAGTTTGGAGAAATGCTAAAGCCAAGGCTGATTTTAACGTCTTTAAACCTTATTTAGAGCAAATAGTCGAGATTGAGAGGGAAATAGCGAATAGATTGGGCTATAAAGATCATCCATATAGTGCACTCTTGGATAGGTATGAGGAAGGATTTACTGTTTCCGATGCTGACAGTGTATTTAATCAACTATTACCCAGCTTGTCAAAGATTCTTGAAAACGTTGAAGACAAGTTCACTAGGAAATACCGCTTCGAGGATGAAAAATATGACGTTTTTCAGATGAGTAAAACTATAGAGTACATAGCTTATGAGATACTAAAGATGCCAAAGGATAGATTTAGAATTGATGTTTCTCCTCATCCCTTCACTACCTCAATGAATAGGAACGATGTTAGAATAACGGTAAGGTACGAGGGGTATGATTTTAAGAGAGTCCTCTATTCTCTGATACATGAGAGTGGACACGCAATATATGAGTTGCAAATAGACCCAGGTCTAGAATACTCTCCTTTAGCCAGTGCTCCTTCTATGGGTCTTCACGAATCTCAATCAAGATTTTGGGAGAATATTGTAGGAAGAAGCTATGAGTTTGTTAAGACCATTTACCCCCTACTTAATATTAAAGATAGTGTTGATGGTGTATATTACTATGTTAATGGTGTAAAGAGGCAACCGATAAGAGTCGATGCGGATGAAGTTACCTATAATTTTCATATAGCAATCAGATACGAGATAGAGAAGAGGGCAATAGAGGGTAGTTTAGAGGTTAGTGAATTCTCCTCGCTATTTAACGATTTGATGGATAAATATCTAAATATAAGACCTAAAAATGATGGAGAAGGAGTTTTACAAGACGTTCATTGGAGTCAAGGTTCTTTTGGTTATTTTCCAACTTACACATTAGGGAATGTTATAGCTGGAATGGTATACTATCACATGAAGAGGGATATTGGTTTTGACGTTATTAATATAGAGAAGATGAAGGAGTGGCTAAGGGAGAAAATTCATAAATATGGAGCTATATATTCAGTAAAGGAACTGCAAATGAGGTCATTTGGTGAGACGTATAACCCATCTAGACTATTAGATTATTTGAAAGAAAAATATAATGCGTGA
- a CDS encoding helix-turn-helix transcriptional regulator produces MKILLLLLLPLITVPVIISHSSILNIYYNGTVEAELTGKVNQFILIGHNITNLKVIGAKYNLSGNALYLTPSNTTVFIYYNAMLPRGVIQINEPYNATINIYLPLNSSINYISPQPYSFNVMSNYYNVTFANVNSVILLYALSSHVTTAQNELEIPIIIGGLIGSDAVLVSLIIFLVRRGNVRVVKEEEEESVDLAPEVLDERDTIVLEAIKKGTNTLSDIVKQTGLPKSTAYRRVKKLVKLGYVEEIREEGKVRYVVKTDKK; encoded by the coding sequence ATGAAGATTTTGCTATTATTGCTCTTACCATTGATAACAGTTCCAGTCATTATTTCACACTCATCAATCTTAAATATTTATTATAACGGTACTGTAGAGGCTGAACTTACTGGTAAAGTTAATCAATTCATCTTGATAGGGCATAATATAACGAACCTTAAGGTCATTGGAGCCAAATATAACTTGTCCGGAAATGCATTATATCTCACTCCCAGTAATACTACTGTTTTCATTTACTACAATGCCATGCTACCTAGAGGAGTTATCCAAATTAATGAGCCGTATAACGCGACAATCAATATTTATCTACCTCTTAACTCCTCTATTAATTATATTTCTCCACAGCCCTACAGCTTTAATGTAATGAGCAATTATTATAATGTTACTTTTGCAAACGTAAATAGCGTCATATTGCTATATGCGCTTTCTTCCCATGTTACTACAGCACAAAATGAATTGGAGATTCCTATAATAATAGGTGGTTTAATAGGTAGCGATGCAGTACTAGTTTCACTGATCATATTCCTGGTAAGGAGAGGAAATGTTAGGGTTGTGAAAGAAGAGGAAGAGGAAAGTGTAGACTTAGCTCCCGAAGTTTTAGATGAAAGGGATACTATTGTATTAGAGGCAATTAAAAAGGGCACAAATACCTTATCTGACATTGTGAAACAAACAGGCTTACCTAAATCTACTGCATATAGAAGAGTTAAGAAGTTAGTTAAGTTAGGATATGTAGAGGAAATAAGAGAGGAAGGTAAGGTTAGATACGTGGTGAAAACCGATAAGAAATAA